A stretch of Coccidioides posadasii str. Silveira chromosome 2, complete sequence DNA encodes these proteins:
- a CDS encoding uncharacterized protein (SECRETED:SignalP(1-20)~EggNog:ENOG410PRNV~BUSCO:15068at33183), with the protein MNPPERNAPPGDLESQHAMSGPTPIANSTDVKDGDDGRTPPNYPLRHPRPMTVADLHLEMEKEQEAVVNRLTRELSLLRQQTASVASTASSTSTNVNDLADHQQGPILYNPRSRNRSSSTLSSRSFAGATSLPIGSVSGITPSREGGAPSRQSLDYHRGNASREPSIASRAPSGHASPALSSSFQQHGEHFMPSSHPHSHSYRLSQTFLPAPGSSGQTQAPREGSRRGSLSATHAAARYEEVSTHRAELEATKRENEMLRRRVRELEATIREYRRSEAGGRTRISEATSTLTAGLRAASISNDQ; encoded by the exons ATGAATCCTCCTGAGCGGAACGCTCCCCCTG GTGATCTGGAAAGCCAGCATGCCATGTCGGGCCCTACTCCTATCGCAAACTCGACCGATGTGAAGGACGGCGATGATGGCAGAACACCACCAAATT ATCCCTTACGTCACCCGCGTCCGATGACCGTCGCTGATCTACATTTGGAGATGGAGAAAGAGCAAGAGGCAGTT GTCAACCGTCTTACCCGTGAATTGAGTCTCTTGCGTCAGCAAACCGCGTCTGTTGCCTCGACTGCCTCCTCAACATCGACTAATGTTAATGATCTCGCGGATCACCAGCAAGGCCCCATTCTTTACAACCCGAGATCGCGAAATCGATCGTCCTCGACTCTCAGTTCACGTAGTTTTGCGGGTGCCACGTCTCTGCCGATCGGGAGCGTGTCCGGCATCACCCCGTCGCGAGAGGGCGGTGCTCCATCACGCCAATCCCTAGACTATCATCGCGGAAACGCCAGTCGCGAACCGTCGATTGCATCCCGTGCTCCATCGGGCCACGCATCCCCAGCATTGTCGTCATCGTTCCAGCAGCATGGCGAACATTTTATGCCGTCGAGCCATCCTCACTCTCATTCCTACAGGCTGTCGCAGACTTTCCTCCCTGCGCCGGGGAGTTCTGGCCAGACGCAAGCTCCGAGGGAGGGCTCTCGTCGCGGATCTCTCTCAGCAACCCATGCAGCAGCACGGTATGAAGAGGTCTCCACTCATCGGGCCGAGTTGGAAGCTACAAAAAGGGAAAATGAGATGCTTCGCCGTCGTGTCAGGGAACTCGAGGCTACAATTCGAGAATATCGGCGATCAGAAGCGGGAGGACGGACCAGAATCTCAGAGGCGACCTCGACTCTTACGGCTGGCTTACGGGCGGCATCGATCTCCAATGACCAATGA
- a CDS encoding uncharacterized protein (EggNog:ENOG410PRNV~BUSCO:15068at33183): MKLGLLTLNAFALWIGDLESQHAMSGPTPIANSTDVKDGDDGRTPPNYPLRHPRPMTVADLHLEMEKEQEAVVNRLTRELSLLRQQTASVASTASSTSTNVNDLADHQQGPILYNPRSRNRSSSTLSSRSFAGATSLPIGSVSGITPSREGGAPSRQSLDYHRGNASREPSIASRAPSGHASPALSSSFQQHGEHFMPSSHPHSHSYRLSQTFLPAPGSSGQTQAPREGSRRGSLSATHAAARYEEVSTHRAELEATKRENEMLRRRVRELEATIREYRRSEAGGRTRISEATSTLTAGLRAASISNDQ; encoded by the exons ATGAAATTGGGATTGTTGACTTTGAATGCCTTTGCCCTGTGGATAGGTGATCTGGAAAGCCAGCATGCCATGTCGGGCCCTACTCCTATCGCAAACTCGACCGATGTGAAGGACGGCGATGATGGCAGAACACCACCAAATT ATCCCTTACGTCACCCGCGTCCGATGACCGTCGCTGATCTACATTTGGAGATGGAGAAAGAGCAAGAGGCAGTT GTCAACCGTCTTACCCGTGAATTGAGTCTCTTGCGTCAGCAAACCGCGTCTGTTGCCTCGACTGCCTCCTCAACATCGACTAATGTTAATGATCTCGCGGATCACCAGCAAGGCCCCATTCTTTACAACCCGAGATCGCGAAATCGATCGTCCTCGACTCTCAGTTCACGTAGTTTTGCGGGTGCCACGTCTCTGCCGATCGGGAGCGTGTCCGGCATCACCCCGTCGCGAGAGGGCGGTGCTCCATCACGCCAATCCCTAGACTATCATCGCGGAAACGCCAGTCGCGAACCGTCGATTGCATCCCGTGCTCCATCGGGCCACGCATCCCCAGCATTGTCGTCATCGTTCCAGCAGCATGGCGAACATTTTATGCCGTCGAGCCATCCTCACTCTCATTCCTACAGGCTGTCGCAGACTTTCCTCCCTGCGCCGGGGAGTTCTGGCCAGACGCAAGCTCCGAGGGAGGGCTCTCGTCGCGGATCTCTCTCAGCAACCCATGCAGCAGCACGGTATGAAGAGGTCTCCACTCATCGGGCCGAGTTGGAAGCTACAAAAAGGGAAAATGAGATGCTTCGCCGTCGTGTCAGGGAACTCGAGGCTACAATTCGAGAATATCGGCGATCAGAAGCGGGAGGACGGACCAGAATCTCAGAGGCGACCTCGACTCTTACGGCTGGCTTACGGGCGGCATCGATCTCCAATGACCAATGA
- a CDS encoding uncharacterized protein (EggNog:ENOG410PNX4~COG:S~BUSCO:13598at33183), whose translation MSTTVHVSNIASSTSEKEVTDFFSFCGKITSLSLTPSSGEKDAPQSATVTFEKETAAKTALLLDQTQLGPSSVHVTAARSIDEIAGGKAADASQAKDENNQTLEQEDKPRSRIFAEYLAQGYVISDNAIQKAIEIDKKHGFSNRFQTALANFDRKYHATDKAKGIDESYKISEKAERGWRGFSSYFEKALDTPTGRKIRDFYLNSDKQVRDIHSEARRLADLKRERSPSAEGPEQKEQPPTAPAGDPAASEAAPATETKV comes from the exons ATGTCTACGACGGTTCATGTATCCAATATTGCGTCTTCCACAAGCGAGAAGGAGGTGACAGATTTCTTTAGCTTTTG TGGAAAGATCACTTCGCTCTCCCTCACTCCATCATCCGGTGAAAAGGATGCCCCGCAGTCTGCGACTGTGACCTTTGAGAAGGAGAC CGCGGCAAAAACAGCTCTCCTTCTCGACCAGACGCAGCTCGGCCCTTCATCTGTCCACGTAACCGCCGCACGTTCGATTGACGAAATTGCGGGAGGCAAGGCCGCTGACGCATCACAAGCCAAAGACGAGAACAATCAAACTCTAGAACAGGAAGACAAACCTCGTTCGAGAATCTTCGCCGAATATCTCGCGCAAGGTTACGTCATCAGTGACAACGCTATCCAAAAGGCCATCGAGATCGATAAAAAGCATGGCTTCTCGAACCGCTTCCAGACCGCcttggccaactttgacagGAAATATCATGCCACCGACAAGGCGAAGGGGATCGATGAGAGCTACAAGATTAGCGAGAAGGCAGAGCGGGGATGGAGAGGTTTTAGCTCTTACTTCGAGAAGGCTCTCGATACGCCCACCGGTCGCAAGATTCGAGATTTCTACCTCAATAGTGATAAGCAAGTCCGGGATATCCATAGTGAAGCGAGACGTCTGGCGGATTTGAAACGGGAAAGGTCTCCGAGTGCTGAGGGGCCAGAGCAAAAGGAGCAGCCACCAACGGCGCCTGCTGGTGATCCTGCTGCGAGTGAAGCCGCTCCGGCCACTGAAACAAAGGTTTAA